The genome window tataaacgcgtacgttcCTTGGTGCGTTTACACGCCTCCCAcagtctggccgttggcgcagaatgcaccctcccgcggtgaaagtgttaaaatgagcccccacaagtggtaaatcagaataAAATTATAAACGTTTGAGAGCCCGGATATCTGTCCCCCAggagcgttctaccttaaaatgttcTACGTTATATTAGCACATACCTTCTGTTCAAACAAGGGAAGGTGGCAATTCATGCAACGTGTGTGCCTCATCGCAAAGTACGATAGTAAATAACTTGCATCGGCAACAAATAGCTCATGGAGGAAagtcataaaaaacaaacaacttttGCTAATTAAGACTCCCTGAAACTATCATTGACGTTTTTTTGTACCGGAATCAACTAGTGAATTAAAATGACACGACCCTATTTGGTACACAAAATTTTCAGGAGTGAACTTCCATTGAGCGTGACAGCTCGATTTTGGTTTCTGGTTTTTAAACGTTAATGTCAACGAATGAATGAGACCGCTTTGTAATTTTGCCCCAGATGAAGTCCTTAGAGGGTCTAGTATGACGTATTCAGTTCAAATATCGTTTTAGCACGTTGCCATTTGACCATTATTACTCTgagtcatttttttaaatgtaacaTACCTCTTTTGTCAGCAGACCGAGATAATATGATGAGGGTGGCAACTGCAGTCTACCTGGTAGCTCTGATCAATCTATTGCGTGCAGTAACAGGTAAGTTGCAGGGAAAGCTTATTTATCGTATTTTGTTATTGACAGCGCACTAACCTAATTGACCAAGTGTGGAAAACGTGAAGACGGCCTGAGAATAATAGCAATCGTCACTTATAACCACAAGCCCTCCTACAACATCAGCGGAATGTTAACAATGCTTATCTTCCTTTGTTTCCAGAAAAAATCTAAGACGACTCAACTCTATAGAGTAGAGTGATAGGTGTGAACcttttaattttcttatttGTTCTACCAAAAAAAGTAGACGTTGATGTtaaaacagaaatatttaacacgattggaactaattttggataatttgatctttatatttttttaatttctcagaATTGTTGGGTGCCatttagctgaatgttgcaatattacaaattactcgtgaaaacaagtgtttaacttcaaagaaaagcagattaggcCTAGGTTACAATTGtaggttaaaacgaccttacttcacaaTACAATTATTTCTTTGTGTGACTAcatgaataaacaaataatgtTGAGTCATTTGTATTTCTTACTCTGACTATCGCGGAGCAGGTAACGACGCCGACACTTGTCCTACACTACCCTGTGAAATAACGGGAGGTGTGTACAGAATAAGCCATCATACGAATGTGTCTGTGCTCCGGGATTCATTGGAAAATACTGCCATGATGGTGAGAAATACAAGCAATATCTTAATGTAGGGAAATCAATATTTGAATGACGTTACAAGggtttcatttttgtaaaacaataaTATTACTTTATATGGAATATGTAAAGAGCTCCGGATAACatataattttgtttgtttgtttgtttgttgtttgtttgtttcgtcctttgtttgtttattcattcattaattcattctaattttttgtttgtttgtctgtctgtctgtttgtttgtttgttgtccgTTTCTGTTTTTTTGCTTGTTGTTTGCTTTAATATGGCAAAATTACAGCACACAAAATCAATTGCCTTTCCACTGCTTGACCCTTATCGCGAATGCACCATTCATTCATGTACAATGCATCTGCATACATAGAAACTCTGTTTTTAGCTAATtcattttgctgttgttgttttttttttccatttttattcAGTTGAATGCAATCAACGGACAAATATTACCAAAATAACAGATGTCGAATCACCTTTTTACCCAAAAGATTACCCGATCTACAAAATATGTGAATATTCTTACACAGCGGGAACGGGACAACTTATAATGGTAAGATTACAACACGTTAAAGATTACTGTCGAAATTTGACTTTACTGTTTTTGATTTAAATCGTTTGGCATATTTTTCTTTGTGCCAATCGTTAAAAACATTGACATATGCTAGACGATgtgcaaaatatcattttaaggAAGCACATGTTAATAAATGTTTTCTGTCGGTATGTCATTACATAGCTGAACTTGTCAAATTTTGAGTTGGAAATGTCAGAGGAATGTAAGAAGGACTACCCGACAGTGTTCGACGGAAGCGACGAAACTGGTCCGCCTCTCGGTAAATATTGCAGGAACAAGACGCAAGGGTCAATTACAACAACTGGACGGCGAATATTCCTAAAGTTCAGATCAGACGGGTCCAACGTTGCGAAGGGTTTCCATTTGACGGTCACGCCCATTCAAGATGATGGTACACCCCTATCGACAAGGACTGATTACACAGGTCTGTTTAACCTGGCTGTTTGCCAGTAATTCCTGGCGTCCCATACACCGTCAAAAATGACGATCATGTCTGTATTGTACACGCAACGCCTCGTAGCTCGGACATAAGAAAAGTGCGGGACAAGTTACAATAGAGCCTTACGGTATAGAATAGTGAATCACATCATggtacaatacaatacagtacagtacagtacagtacagtacagtacagtacagtacagtacagtacagtacagtacagtacagtacagtacagtacagtacagtacagtacagtacagtacagtacagtacagtacagtacagtacagttcaGTACAGTACAATAGAGTAGagtacagcacagcacagtacagCACATTGCAGTACAGTACATTATATTAAAGTACGGTGTGATACACTATTCCCCACCACACCACACCGCAGTAAATAAGAGTATAGTAGAGTACATCACTTGACAGAACTGTTCAGTAAGTACATTACGATATAGCACAGCGCatcacagcacagcacagcaaagAGCAGAGCACTACAGTGCAGTGTACTACAGTAGAGTAGGGCACGTAGAGTTCTGTACAGTATAATACAGTACACCACACAAAACCAAACAACACCACAGTAAAGTACCGTTCAGTACGGCAAAGTACAGAACAGTACATCACAGCATAGCACAGCCGAACGCAGCACCATACAGTACAGGAcactacagtacagtacagtacagtacagtacagtacagtacagtacagtacagtacagtacagtacagtacagtacagtacagtacagtacagtacagtacagtacagtacagtacagtacagtacagtacagtacagtacagtacagtacagtacagtacagtacagtacagtacagtacagtacagtaagcaagtacagtacagtacagtacagtacagtacagtacagtacagtacagtacagtacagtacagtacagtacagtacagtacagtacagtacagtacagtacagtacagtacagtacagtacagtacagtacagtacagtacagtacagtacagtacagtacagtacagtacagtacagtacagtacagtacagtacagtacactacagtacagtacagtacagtacagtacagtacagtacagtacagtacagtacagtacagtacagtacagtacagtacagtacagtacagtacattacagtacagtacagtacagtacagtacagtacagtacagtacagtacagtacagtacagtacagtacagtacagtacagtacgtGTAATACAGTGTAGGCAGTAAAGTGCAGTGCAGAGTAGTACATTGCAGTACATTACACTATAGTAAAGcaggtacagtacagtacagtacagtacagtacagtacagtacagtacagtacagtacagtacagtacagtacagtacagtacagtacagtacagtacagtgcagtgcagtgcagtgcagtacagtgcagtgcagtacagtacagtacagtacagtacagtacagtacagtactgtGTAATACAATGTAGTGCAGTAAAGTGCAGTGCAGAGTAGTACATTGCAGTACATTACACTATTGTAAAGcaggtacagtacagtacagtacagtacagtacagtacagtacagtacagtacagtacagtacagtacagtacagtacagtacagtacagtacagtacagtgcactGTACTGCTTTAATTGCATATTattacatgatttttttttgaaatcataacGCGCTATTTATAACCATTACTAAACCAtggaaagcaactcaacagtttcTATAAAAAGTCACACAATAATGCTGATATCCTTTGCCTTTGTCCAACCACCAGAACCTTGACTTGACAACAGTAGTGTTATGCTATCTTTTCATTTCCATAAAATAATTTGGTATATTACACGATTCCATTTCTAACTTACTTGACCTTTGTTTCCTGCAGTCAGGGAAGATGACGAAACAAAGGCAAGGGGTGGTAAACTGTCTTCTCACCGAGCCTACCCGAACGGTTCCgaacttgtgaaagaaaaatacGAGATCGATATCAGGAACGACGGAGTTTACGACCAAACATAcgtaaaatttacagatattacTTTATCTGAGGGGATTGATCAAGGTAGGATGTAGctcatgtacgtacgtatgtgtgtacaGTGTGTGTGTTTAGGTACATAGCTATGCAGACAAGTTTGTGCGTTAATTATGTAAGTATttatgtttgattgtttgtgttttccgttcatttttttgttattgttgttatgaCTGTAAGTGTGATCAAAGTGCGGGTAGTTTAAAAGGATTTAAGTTTGACCTTTGAGCTGCTGTGGCCTGTTTTATTTCTGTCATTCTCATAGTTTGGTGGTCTTCTATGCGATATCGACGCTTGCATAGGTGTGCTATATGTTCCTTTTAGATAAACTTAACAAGTCTTTTGAGTGTTTTCTTGGAttgaattaaattttcataaatctgCATTTTGCGGTGAAGCACATTGAGGTGTCTGTGCTATATATGTTGCTACGTACGGATGGAATTTTACAGCGTTCGTCGACCCATATCTCCAGATCCAGATTGCAACATCGAATCTTACACAGGAAGACATGGCTCCGACATAAACGATGGATTTGCTCATAAGGTCAATAAAGTGGAAGAATGCTGTCAGCTTTGTAATGAAACTGATGCATGCGTGTCTTACGGCTTTGATATCAGAAGCAAGAACTGCTGGTTGAAAGACGACATGCCCTGGCCGACGTATTCACCTGACTTCCACTCAGGTAAAGTACAAGTTGATACATTAGAGCTGAGAAGTATTCATCATTCTGTAAAACTGTGTATGTCGTCAGACAGCTTAAGACGATAAAAGTTATATAGGGACATATACATATGAAGTTAGGGGGAATGTTTATCTGAGGCGTTTGAAGGATATTTTTCCTAGCCATGGAGCGAAGTGTATGTAAGAGCAAGGTATAATTGATTTAGGGTAATGCCTTACATGTCAAGGAGTAATATTACGATATTTAAACAACACAGAAACCAGTGTACTGCGACCTTTGTGTGAAGTCGTGGTAAAGGGACATGATTCGCGATTTTCTCAGCTTTACAAATATTATAGTATTAGTACATCACCAATccaaaatttgataatataCGATACAAATCTGCGAATAACATTTTCTCTTTTTCGAACAGGCATCATTACGCCATGTGACAATAGATTGGAAATGATAAAGATCTTCAGTGATGGTAAACTGATTGGCATAGTGTGCCAGGGGCATCATGGGAATGGCTTCGTCTCAAGCGGCAGAATTACACTTGAAATGCACATCAGTGACGCTATTCAAAACGAAAAGGGATTCAAAGGAATCTATACACTGTTCTACATGTCAGGTAAGATTGGCGTACAATGAAGAACACGCAGTTTATTGTGCTCAGTGATTGTGTTAAGTAGCCAATTATCTCGTGGTCACTGAAAAGCACAAATACATGTCTATCTCATCTGTGCATCAGTAGCACCAGAATTTTGTACCTGATTCACATACGACCGACTATTGTAACATTTATTAAATCTTGGTTGAAAAGGTAACATTATGAAGCTTTATATGCTTTATTTTGTGACCAGATGAAGATGGAAAGTGCAGGAATGAAAACGACTACCGGTGCGAAAATGGACGGTGTATCTCCGAATATCTCAGAGATGACTATCTTGACCACTGTGATCACCACGGGAAAGCCTCGTGCCTTAAAAGTACTTCAGTAGGTGAGTGGCTGGAAAtcccagaaatgaaaaaaagagtCTCATTTGGTATTGATCATTCATTTTCCTTAAATTTTATGTTAACTGCAAGAttaatgtgttgaaatttcgttcCCTGTCTATCCACGTAGAGGGATGCCTTAGATCAGAGAAATCAAAGTAAAGCATTACCTACGGACCCGGAGTTTTAAAAAAGCTGAGTTTTGGGCCTACATAGTTAAAGGACTACGATACGTAAGAAACATCTTGTAATTAAGTTTACATAAACTCTGTCTCCTAGACCAAGACCAAAAATCATAcaacaaaatattatgattttaatcctctcaaaaaacaataaattattgaaatagaACATTTAAAGTCTTAAGTGCTGAGGGATTTCATGGACAATATGCGCTATAGTCATAGCGACACACCTCCGGAGAATAGCATTCGTTATCGCTGATATTGTTCAGTGATCGTGCAAGGATCTCATGTTTTACTTGCTTTTCTTACAGTACTGATATCGCTGATTATGTTTATTCTGGTCGATGATTTGCAGTTTTGATGACGTTTTGATAGTATTCACACAGCAGGGGACGTACTCACAGTTATGGTGACGTTTTATGACTCAATACTCTTCACATCATTGGACGCGTTCGCCTTTCTAAATTGAGTACTAGATACTACATCTACGGAACAAGATTATtgtttatttggaaaaaaaacagtaaataatAATTGCTTGCATTATGCCTTGAACAACTATTTCGGCAAATGACAGGCATTGTCATACATAACCAGGGGAAGAATAGAAATGACGAATAATCAACAACTCCATTCTTTAAAAGAAACGTATAACATGTATCACAAGAACGACCCAGCTAAGGTTCATAATAACTTCTATATCAAACGAAAATACTCATTTCCGTCGATTTAGAATGAATTGTTATACTTCATCAGTGTGAAAAGTTTTTAATCTAAAAActatttaaaatcaaaatcattattTCAGCAGTTTTTGTTCCTTCATTAGAAAATGTTGTCTTAAGAAATTGCATAAGAACATATGTGAAAATGTGTATATAGTTTTACAAGTCTTTATTCTATTGCCATTGATAAATTTCTTCATTGTAACTGATCCCCTCAGTATTTATCTTTCTGTATACATAGAAATAGCTTTTTGAACACTAATTGTTTGAAGCTTTGAGCAAGTACCCATAGTATGGCGGTGTCTTTATTTTACGTTACTTGAACCCGCTATTAAACTTACGTTCCCTGAATCATAGTTTGTATCATTTATatttgtagactgaaagatccgtcgctgaGGACGCTCCCTACGCTCCCCTCCTCCTAGGACTGGACGCGGTCTGTCACATGCGGCAGCGAGATGAAAGAACGTTAGTCACGCCTACAACTGTTTTGGTCGCTAAAATATGTGACGTTTTATGCAGATTGCTGTTGAATATTTATTGAACTCAGaaggggagcgtagagagcgccctcgagcgacggatcttccagtctattaTATTTGGTGAACTTCAGTTTCTAACACTTACTCTGTACTTATTTGTGACAAAACGTTTCTAAAACTGATCTTTTATGCATAAACATAACCGCAGAGTTGATGAACTAGACAACATGTGTATGAATCAACGTGTTCTGAGTGTCTCcttgtttcatcaaaatattgttacttTGAACcaatgacagtttgacacaacCTTTGCACCCTGTATTGTTACTGTGATTTATCATCCATCAATAAAGCTACAAACTGTGATTATCAGTAGCGTACTTAACAATCGATTTTCTCAATGCTTCGTTCATAACTAAGTTGTTAAGCATTGAGAT of Ptychodera flava strain L36383 unplaced genomic scaffold, AS_Pfla_20210202 Scaffold_74__1_contigs__length_588402_pilon, whole genome shotgun sequence contains these proteins:
- the LOC139128854 gene encoding uncharacterized protein; this translates as MLNLSNFELEMSEECKKDYPTVFDGSDETGPPLGKYCRNKTQGSITTTGRRIFLKFRSDGSNVAKGFHLTVTPIQDDGTPLSTRTDYTVREDDETKARGGKLSSHRAYPNGSELVKEKYEIDIRNDGVYDQTYVKFTDITLSEGIDQDPDCNIESYTGRHGSDINDGFAHKVNKVEECCQLCNETDACVSYGFDIRSKNCWLKDDMPWPTYSPDFHSGIITPCDNRLEMIKIFSDGKLIGIVCQGHHGNGFVSSGRITLEMHISDAIQNEKGFKGIYTLFYMSDEDGKCRNENDYRCENGRCISEYLRDDYLDHCDHHGKASCLKSTSVVLISLIMFILVDDLQF